The genomic interval CGGGGATGGGCGATCTCGTCGCCACCTGCGCCTCCCCGCTCTCGCGCAACCACCGCATGGGCCACGCGCTGGGACGGGGACTGGACGTCGAGGCGGCCGCCGCCGAGGTGGGCCAGACCGCCGAGGGCGTCGCCACCGCGCGCGCCGTGGACGAGACCGCCCGCAGGCTCGGGATCGACATGCCGATCACGCGCGGCGTCGTCGACGTCGTCGATCACGGAGTCCCGATCGAGCAGGTCACCACGGCGTTGCTCGCACGCTCCGTCCGACCCGAGTGACTACTCTCGACCCCATGACCTCCACCATCGCGCTCCTGTTCGGCGGCCGCTCCGGCGAGCACGGCATCTCCTGCGTGACAGCGGGCGGCATCCTCGGCGCGATCGACCGCGAGCGGTACGACGTCGTCGCGATCGGCATCACCCGCCAGGGGCGCTGGCTGCACGTGAGCGACGACCCCGCCGACTGGCAGCTGCACGGGGAGACCCCGCCCGAGGTCCCGGCCGACGGGGACGAGGTGCTCCTGCCCGCGGTCACCAAGACCCCCGGCGCACCGGTGCCGCTGCGCGTGGTCCGGGACGGTCGCGTGGAGCCCCTCGCGGAGGTCGACGCGGTGCTCCCCCTGCTGCACGGCCCCTACGGCGAGGACGGCACCGTCCAGGGCGCCCTCGACCTGCTCGACATCCCCTATGTGGGCAGCGGCGTCCTCGCCTCCGCCACCTGCATGGACAAGACGGCCACGAAGGCCGCCCTCGACGCAGCGGGCATCGCGTCGGCGCCGTCGATCAGCGTCCACGAGGACGAGTGGGCGCAGCGGACCGAGGAGGTCACCGGGAGCGTGCGCGAGCGCCTCGCTCCGCCGTGGTTCGTCAAGCCCGCCCGCGCCGGATCGAGCCTGGGCGTCTCCAAGGTGACCGACCCCGCGGAGCTCGAGCACGCCGTGAAGACCGCCTTCGCCGAGGATCCGCTGATCCTCATCGAGCAGGGCGTGGCGGGCAGGGAGGTCGAGTGCGGCGTGCTCCAGGGCCGCGGCGGCGACGCTCCGCGCACCACCGAGCCGGGCGAGGTCATCGTGGGCGACGACCTGGACTTCTACGACTACGAGTCGAAGTACTTCGGCAAGGGGACCGTGAGCATCCAGGTGCCCGCGGCCCTGCCGGACGGCGCCGCGGAGCGCGTGCGCGAGGTCGCCGCGCGCGCCTTCACCGCGCTGCGCCTCGAGGGCCTGGGCCGCGTGGACGTCTTCGTGACCGAGACGGGAGAGGTCGTCGTCAACGAGGTCAACACGATGCCCGGCTTCACGCCGTCCTCGATGTTCCCCGTGCTCTGGGAGAACATGGGCATGGACTACACGAGCCTCATCAGCGACCTGCTCGAGCAGGCGCGGACCCGCCGCATCGGTCTGCGCTGAGGGGACTACTGGACGTCGTCGGCGCCGAGGCAGTGGCGCTCGGCGGGGATCGACGTCACCAGGTCGGTGAGGTCCAGTGCCGCGGCCGAGGCCTGGTCGCCGACGACCTCGCGCGGCACGGTGAGGTCGATCGCCGGGGTGCGTCCGTAGGTCGTGAACCGCACGATCCCGTCCGACGAGCCGTCCTCGTCGATGATCCAGTCCACGCCGGTGCCGTCGGCGTCGGTGAGGGTCGTGCACATCTGCGTGGTCGGACCCGGGGGAGCGACGCCGCAGCGCAGCACGATCGCCTCGTCCCCGCTGCCCCAGGCGAGAGTTCCCTGGCTGCTGGTCGCGTGTCGCGACTGGCCCTCGAGCTGCTCCGGCGCGTCCTGCACGATCTGCGCGCACGCCGGATCCGCGGCGTCCTCGCCCGCGGGCACGCGCACCGTGGCGCACGCCGAGCAGCCGAGCACCAGCGCTCCGGCCAGCAGGGCGGGGAGCGCGGGGAGGCGGGGCAGAGCGCGACGCATCCCCCGAGGATATCGGGCCTGACCTCGGGCACACTGGGGGGCATGACGCGCATCGAGCACCTCACCGAGTCCGGCCTGCTGGAGCGGATCACGCCCGGACTCGCCCAGGGCTCCGACGTCGAGCTGGGCCCCGGCGACGACGCGGCCGTGGTGCGCCTGGCCTCCCCGCGACTGGTCATCACGACCGACACCCTCACCGAGGGGCACGACTTCCTGCTGTCCGCGACCCGGCCGGAATGGATCGGTCGCAAGGCCGCTGTGCAGAACCTCGCCGACGTGGCCGCGATGGGCGCGCGCCCGCAGGCCGTCGTCGTCTCGGTCTCCGCTCCGCGCGAGACGCCCGCGGAGCTGCTCGAGGGCATCAGCCGCGGGCTCGCCGAGCGGTGCGCGCGCGAGGGCGTGAGCGTCGTGGGCGGCGACCTCGGTGCGGCCGACTCGCTCTCGATCACCGTCACCGCGGTCGGGGCGCTCCCGGAGGGGCAGGCGCCGGTCCGACGCGACGGAGCCCGGCCCGACCAGGTGCTCGCGCTCGGCAGCCCTCTGATCGGCCGTTCCGCCGCCGGCCTCGCGCTCGTCCTCGCGGGAGAGGGGGAGGCGCTGGCCGGAGATCGTGGGACCGACGGCGACGACGGAGACGACGGCGTCCGGAGCCCCGACGTGACCCCTGCCGCCCTCGTGGCCTGGCACGACGCACCCGACCCCGAGATCTCCCTGGGCTGGACGGCATGCCCCGGGCGCGCTCGGGCCATGCTCGACGTGTCCGACGGACTCGCCCGCGACGGCGGACGCATCGCACGGGCGAGCGGCGTCGTCCTCGACCTGGACCGCGCCGTGCTGGCGGCCGATGCCGACGCTCTCGCACCGGCCGCGGATCTCCTCACCGAGCCCGCCGACCCCTGGCAATGGGTGCTGGGCGGCGGGGAGGAGCATGCCCTCCTCGCGACCTTCGAGGAGGGCGAGATCCCCGCAGGGTTCCGAAGGATCGGCCTGGTGCGCGCCCCCTCGCCGGGGGAGGAGCCCGGTGTGGTGCTCGACGGCACAGTGCTCGCCGACCTCGGCTTCGATCACTTCGGATAGGCTCACCTCACTGCGGGCCGATCGTCGGCCCGACGATCCGAGGAGGCCCACCGCCCATGGCGTTCACCGACGCCCGCCGCTTCCGCGGGCACCACCTCGCGCACGTCGCCCGCACCGCGCAGGTCGGCCCGCACATGATCCGCGTGACCCTCGAGGGCGAGGACGTCTCCACGATCCCCGCCCACGGCTTCGACCAGTGGGTGCGGCTGTTCCTGCCGCACCCCGAGGGCGGGACCGACTACTCGCGCGTGCCCGAGGGCTTCGGCCTCGCCGGGGCGCTGAAGTACCTCACCACGAGCTCGGGCAAGCGTCCGCCCGTGCGCAGCTACACCATCCGCGAGCTGCGCGCCGAGGACGGCGAGCTCGACATCGACTTCGTCTCCCACGGCGACGCCGGGATCGCCGGCCCCTGGGCGCGCCGCGCGAAGGAGGGCGAGCAGGTGATGATGATCGACCAGGGCCGCGGATTCGATCTCCTGGCCGACGCCGCCTCCGTGCTGCTCGTCGGCGAGGAGTCCGCGCTGCCCGCGATCCTCGGCATCCTGCGCGACCTTCCGCGCAGCACGAGCGGCACCGCGATCCTCGAGATCCCCGAGGCGGCCGACGAGCAGCCCCACGAGGCCCCGGAGAACATGGAGGTGCGCTGGATCCCGCGCGCCGACCCGCACGACCGCCCCGGTGTGCTCGCCCTCGAGGCGCTGCGCGAGCTGCGACCGGCGCGCGGTGCCGAGCTGCAGGCGTACCTCGCCGGAGAGCAGGCGCTCGTGGCAGAGGGGCGCCGCCACCTGGTCGCGCACGAGGTGCCCAAGAAGCGCATCGAGTTCACCGGCTACTGGAGGTTCGGCAAGGCCGCCCTCTGACCCGTCGCCGGAGAGTGCAGCTCAGACCTGCGCTTCGGCGCCCATCACGACGGTGCGCTCGGGCGGCAGGTGCAGGGCGTGGGTCTTGTTCGCGGAGAACTTCTCGAGCAGACGGAACAGGCCCTTCTGCCAGCGCGGCATGCAGCGGTCCTCGCCGGGCTCGATGCGGAAGACGGACAGGAAGTAGATCGCCTTCCTCGGGTCCACCCGCAGCTCGGGGGAGAGGCCCACGGCCTCGGCGAGCGCCGCGGGCAGGTCCTGGGAGTCGTTGAAGCCGACCTTGTAGGTGACGTGCACGATGCCGTCGTGCGGATCGCCGAGGTCGCTGACCTGCACGCGGGCATCGTGCAGCACGTGCGGGACCCCCACGTTGCGGATCGTGATGATGACGACGTTGCGATGCACCATCCGGTTGAACCGGAGGTTCGAGCGCAGCGCGAGCGGGACCGTCGTGGGATCGCCGTGCGGGTAGACAGCGAGGCCCGGGACCCGTCGGACATGCTTCTCGCGGATCTCCCGGACGAACTCGTCGATCGGTCCCTCGAGGGCGTGTCGGCGCCCGAAGTACTCGCGCGCCCCGCGCCGCCACGTCAGCATGACCACGAGCAGCGCCGCGGCGATGACCAGGGGCAGCCAGCCGCCCGAGGCGACCTTGATGACGTTGCCCGCGAACAGGGCGAGCTCGAGCCCGCCGACGATGACGGCCATGAGCACCACGCGCCACAGCGGCCATGCCCACACGCGCAGGGCGAGCAGGAGGAACAGGGACAGCTCGAGCAGGAGCGTCCCCGTCACCGAGAGCCCGTAGGCGGAGGCCAGGGACTCCGAGGAGCGGAAGGCGAGCACCAGGGTCAGCACGCCCAGGAACAGGAAGAGGTTCACCACCGGCAGGTAGATCTGCCCGCCGTGGATCTTCGAGGTCTGCAGGACCTTCAGCCGCGGCAGCAGGCCCAGTCGGGTCGCCTGCCGGGAGACCGAGAAGGCGCCGGAGATGACCGCCTGGGAAGCGATGACCGTGGCCATCGCCGCGAGCACCACGAGCGGGATCCGCGCCCACGACGGGGCGAGGCGGAAGAAGGGGCTGGCGATGGCCGAGGGGTCGGAGAGGATCAGCGCGCCCTGCCCGAAGTAGCAGATGAGCAGGGACGGCAGGATCAGGCACAGCCACGCGAGGGCGATCGGGCGCCGGCCGAAGTGGCCCATGTCGGCGTAGAGCGCCTCGGCGCCCGTGATCGCGAGGACCACCGCGCCCATCGCGATGAACGCGACGACGGGCCGGTCCAGCGCGAAGACGATCGCATAGCTGGGGGAGATGGCGCGCAGGATCGAGAGGTCCGAGAGCAGGTGCGGCAGGCCCAGCGCGGCGATCGCGAGGAACCAGCACACCATGATCGGCCCGAAGGCCTTCCCGATCGCACCCGTGCCCCAGCGCTGCACGAGGAAGAGCCCGGTGAGCACCACGACCGCTGCGGGCACCACCCAGGCGCCCAGCTCCGGGTTCGCCACCTGCAGGCCCTCGAAGGCGCTGAGCACGGAGATCGCGGGGGTGATCACGGAGTCCCCGTAGAAGAGAGTCGCGCCGATGATCGCGAGGATCAGGGCGATCGACGCCTGCGCGGAGCGTTTGCCGAGCTTGCGCTGGATGAGGTTCGCGAGGGAGAGGATCCCGCCCTCGCCCTGGTTGTCGGCCCGCAGGATCACGCCCACATAGGTGACCGTGACGATGAGGATCAGGCACCACACGATCATCGAGATCACACCGAGCACGTCCTGCTCGGTGGGGGCGACGGAGTTGTGGTGGGTGCTGAAGACGGTCTGCAGGGAGTACAGGGGGCTCGTGCCGATGTCGCCGAACACGACGCCCGCGGCGCCGAGCATGAGAGCCGCGACGGGCTGGCGGCGGCGGGGCCGGCCGTCCGGATCGAGAAGGGCCCGACGGGAGCGTCGTGGGCCGCGCGGCGGGGGAGTCGAGGGCGTCCCGGGGGACATGTGCGGAGCAGGGTCCGAGGGATCCGCGTCCGATGAGGCCGCGCGCGGGGAGCCCGCGCCGGGCGCCTCGGTGCTCGGGGCGTCTGCCGTGGAAGGGGACTCAGCCGACGGGGCGGCTGCGGGGGTGATGCTCCCGCGAGAATGCGGGGCACGGCCTGGTTCAGTGACCACGAGCGGACATCCTGCCACTGCCGGGGGCCGATGCACAGTGCCTGCCTGCGCCGCGCGCGATCCGTGCGTCACATGGGGGGATCCGAGCACCGGGCGGCTGCTGCTCCTCCCATGACCCACCGCGCGCAGACGGCGATCCGCACACCCCGCCTCGCCCGCGCGCACAATGGGGCCATGAGCATCGGCATCCGCACCTCGTTCCTCCCTCACACCGACCCCGACGCCTCCCTCGCCTTCTGGCGCGACGTCATCGGCTTCGACGTCCGCCTCGACGTGGGCCAGGGCGCCATGCGGTGGATCACCGTCGGCCCGAAGGACGACGAGTCCGTCTCGATCGTCCTCGCCCCGCCGGTCGTCGACCCCGCCGCGACCGACGAGGAGCGCGCCGCCGTCGCCTCCCTCATGGCCAAGGGCGTCTTCGCCATGGTGCTGCTGTCCACCGACGACGTCGATGCCGAGTTCGCACGCATCGAGGCCGCCGGGGCCGACGTCATCCAGGAGCCCACGGACCAGGACTGGGGGCCGCGCGACTGCGCGCTGCGCGACCCGGCGGGCAACATCGTCCGCCTCCAGCAGGTCGGCTGAGCGACCCCGATGCCGGAGCGCCGCGCCGACGGCCGGGCGGAGCACGCGGAGCTCGTGCCTCCGCTGCGTCTCGCCCATCCTCTGCGCGGTCGCTGGACCCCGCGCAACTCCCCGGCCGACCGCGTCCCGAGCCACGGCACCGAGCGCTTCGCGACCGCCCTCGCGCTGGACCTCGTGCCCGTGGGGACGGACTCGCGCACGGGCCCCTTCGACGTCCGCGCCCTGCTCGGCCCCGAGCCTCCCGAGCGCTTCCCCGGCTTCGGCCGGGACGTTCTCGCTCCGTGCGAGGGCCGCGTCGTGAAGGCCCACGACGGGGAGGTCGATCATGACGCCCACCGCGGGCTCGCCTCGCTCGGCTACGCGCTCACCCAGGGCCGTCGCGCCGCCGAGGGCTGGAACGGCCTGGCGGGCAACCACGTGGTGATCGCGACGGAGGACCCGCACCGCGGACAGGTGTTCGTCGCGCTGTGCCACCTGCAGCGGGGCAGCATCAGGGTCCGTACGGGGGACTCGGTCCGCACGGGCGACGTGCTCGCCTCGTGCGGCAACTCGGGCAACAGCATGGAGCCCCATGTCCACCTGCAGGCGATGGAGGGGCTCGACATCGACCGCACCGCGCCGGTGCCCTTCGTGCTCCCCTGCGGGACGCCCCGTCGCGGCGAGATCCTCGAGGGTGCCCCGGACTGAGCGCCCTCAGCGGCACCCGACCGCCGCCGCGGCCGACGGTCGGAGCCGCCGCGGATTCCCGAGTGTCTGGAGAATCTCGTCGGCCGATCACGCGGGGACCTGCGGGACTACGCTTGAGGGGTCGCCCGCCGCGGGGGTGCGTTCGCGAGATCGCACCCGTCGCAGGAGCATCGCTCCGGACAGCCCGGCGGGCATCCATCCGCACCCGAGCTCCGAGGAGACGACCGTGCCCTTCACCGTCAAGGCCCTGCAGAAGACCGGCCCCGACCAGCCGTACAAGGTCGCAGAGATCCAGCGTCGCGACCCCCGACCCGCCGATGTCGTCATCGACATCAAGGCCGCGGGCATCTGCCACAGCGACATCCACACCATCCGCAACGAGTGGGGCGAGGCGCACTTCCCGCTCACCGTCGGCCACGAGATCGCGGGCGTCGTCTCCGCCGTCGGCGACCAGGTCACGAAGTACTCCGTGGGCGACCGCGTCGGTGTGGGCTGCATGGTCGACTCGTGCGGCGAGTGCGAGCAGTGCCTCGCCGGCCAGGAGCAGGACTGCCTGAACGGCAGCGTCGGCACCTACAACGTCAAGGACGTCGACGGCACCATCACCCAGGGCGGCTACTCGCAGAAGGTCGTCGTCGACGAGCGCTTCGTGTGCCGCATCCCCGACGGTCTCGACTTCGACGTCGCCGCCCCGCTGCTGTGCGCCGGCATCACGACCTACGCCCCGCTCGCCCGCTGGGGCGTCGGCGAGGGAAAGAAGGTCGCCGTGCTGGGCCTCGGCGGCCTCGGCCACATGGGCGTCCAGCTCGCGGCGGCCATGGGCGCCGAGGTCACCGTGCTCTCGCGCTCGCGCAAGAAGGAGCAGCTCGCGATCGATCTGGGCGCGACCCGGATGCTCCCGACCACCGAGGACGGCTTCTACGAGGAGCATCGCGGCGAGTTCGACCTGATCCTGAACACGATCAGCGCCGACATCCCCGTCGACAGCTACCTGCGGCTGCTCAAGCCGCACGGCGTGATGGCCGTCGTCGGCCTCCCGCCGGCCGCGCAGCCGCTGCACTTCGGTGCGCTGATCGGCGGCGGCAAGGTGCTCGCCGGCTCCAACATCGGCGGCATCGCCGAGACCCAGGAGATGCTCGACTTCTGCGCCGAGCACGGCATCGGCGCCCAGATCGAGGTCATCGGGGTCGACGAGGTCGACGCGACCTACGACCGCGTGGTCAACGGCGAGGTCTACTTCCGCGCCGTGATCGACACCGCGACCTTCGAGGACGCCCCGGTCGGCGTGTGAGCCCCGACCCGCGCGACGGTCGGTGATCGACCGCGCCGCACATGGTGCCCCGTGCACCGGCGTCCGACGGGCCCGGCCGCCTCCTTCAGGGGAGGCTGCCGGGCCCGTCGTCCGTCCGGTGTCAGTCGGCGGACTCGCCCGGGAGCGCGCCCTCGAGCAGCCGCACCGGGAGGTCCTCCTCGACGAGACCCCCGGAGACGTCGTCGCGGCGCAGTCTGCGGACCCGGGCACCGCGCTTCTCGCTCACAGCTTCCACCAGCTGTTGCGAGCGGTACAGCAGTCCCGTGCTGTCATCGGTGCAGTGCGTCTCGCCGAGCGTGCCCTCGGCCACGAGTCGCCGCAGCAGCGGCATCCGCGCCTCCTCGGAATCGCAGTGCACGCCGTTCGCCCAGGGGAGCATGCCGAGGCCGTCGGTCACCGGCGCGAGGTCGGGGCCGAAGGAGTCCGTCACCCCGCCCGTGTGCCAGCAGATCGATCCCGCGGAGACGCCCGCGAGCACGACGCCCTCCTCCCACAGCTGCCGCATCACGCGGTCCAGGCCGTGGGCCCGCCACACCGCGAGCAGGTTGACCACGGAACCGCCGTTCACCCAGATCACGTCGAAGGACCGCAGGTAGGCGGGGATGTCCGCGACGTTCGGCGTGGAGAACAGCGAGAGGTGGTGGAGCTCGTACCCGGCCTCGCGGGCGGCCTCCTCCATGTCCCTCTGGAAGCGCGCGTCATCGCCGGAGGCCGTCGAGACGTTGCAGATGCACGGCGGTCCGGACGGGTCGTGCCATCCGTCCTCGGCGGCGAGCTCGGTCGCCAGGCGCATCATCGGCCCGAAGGCGAAGCGCAGGCGCGGATGGGGGACGCAGCCGGCGCTGGTCGCGAGGATGGTCGGTGCGGAGGCGGTCATGGGCCCAGCATGCCCGACCCGTGCGACGCGCGGGCCGGGTCAGGCCGCGGTGAGCACCGCGGCGTCGGCCGCCTCGAGGGCCGCGGTGAGCACGTCGCGGGAGGCGTGGGAGCCGAAGACGGCGCCGTCGGGCTCGAGGTGGCGGGCCTGGCCCAGTCCGTCCACGAGCACCGCGTCATAGCCCAGCCGGTCCAGGAGCGACGCGACCCGGGCGGCCGCGAACTCGTCGTCGGAGGCGATCGCGAGGGCTCGGCGATCGCTCGCCCCGGCCGGCCGCGGATGGTCCTCGACGTCGTGGTAGCCGATGTGGTTCAGGGCCTTGGCGACGCGGCTCGCGACGAGGTGGGCCGCCACCAGCTCGCTGCTCGAGAGGTCGGCGCCGAAGCGCCCTCGCGCCTGCTCGATCGCCGCGAGGTCCTCGGGTCCCCAGGGGTTGGTCGCGTCGACGACGACCGCCCCTCGCAGGCGCTCGGGATCGAGGTCGAAGACGGCATGGAACGGCATGGTGAGCACGACGACCTCCCCGGCCGACGGCGTGCGCAGGCCCGCCACGGCGCCGGGTATCCGCGCGCTCAGCGAGCGGGCGTCGCGGGAGGTCTCGACGTGCACGTGCAGCCCGCTGCGCACTGCCTGGCGAGCGATCGCGGTGCCGATCTTGCCGGCGCCCACGATGCCGACATCGTGCGCGGGGTGGCCGGCATCGGTGCTCGGACCACCGGCGGCGACGGCCTCCGCCTCGGCGAGCAGGGTGCGGGCGAGGGCGTCGTTGCGCCGGAAGACGGGGGCATCCGTGCGGGGACGGGCGAAGGCGCCGAGCGGGAACTCGGAGGTCGCCGGGCCGACGGCCCAGAGCCCCGGGACCGGCTCTCCCTCGGCGTCGAGCACCCGGCCCTCGCCGTCGGTGCGCAGTCGGCCCGGCGCATGGGGATCGCTCGCTCCGATGTCCGTGCCGAGGCGGCGCAGGAAGGAGTTCGAGGAGCCCTCGAGCGTGGGCGCCGGGAGGAACGCGTCCACGAGGGCACAGGTCCGCACCCGTGCGCCGCCCGCGCCCTCGGCGACGAACTCACCGGTCTCCTCGTCGGCCGTCACCTGCAGCCGCGGCCCGAGGAAGTGGAGGAGGCCGGCGCGCTCGAGCGCGAGGATCTGCTGGAGGCGGCGCGGCGGCGGACCCGAGCAGACGAAGCTGAACAGGGAGTGCCACAGTCCCGGGTAGCTGCCGCGCGAGGCGGGGGAGAGGCGCTCGGCGGGAAGCAGCCGGGCGAGGGCTCCCGTGATGCGCAGCAGCACCTGGAAGAGCGCGCGCGCCTGCGTCGGGTCCTCTTCTGTGCGCTCGCGCAGGTCGCTCTCGATGTGTCCGACGAGCACGTCACGGGTGCGGCGCAGCGCCTCGGCGGCGTCGTCGGGGGGCGCGCCATCGCTCGCGAAGAGCCCGACCAGCGGATCGTCGAGAGCGGTGAGCAGATCCCAGCCCTCGCTGTCCGTGCGGCCGAGAGCGACGCCGGGGACCGCATGGCGGATCTCGGCGGCGACCAGCGGCAGCACGGAGCGCTCGAAGTCGACGTGCCCTTCGGCGTCCTCTGCCGCGTCGAGCGCCTCCGGCGTCAGGTGGGCGAGCTCGGAGGGGCCGGCGGGGACGTCCTCCCCGCGCACCTTCGAGTGGAAGGGCGTGCC from Brachybacterium kimchii carries:
- a CDS encoding D-alanine--D-alanine ligase family protein → MTSTIALLFGGRSGEHGISCVTAGGILGAIDRERYDVVAIGITRQGRWLHVSDDPADWQLHGETPPEVPADGDEVLLPAVTKTPGAPVPLRVVRDGRVEPLAEVDAVLPLLHGPYGEDGTVQGALDLLDIPYVGSGVLASATCMDKTATKAALDAAGIASAPSISVHEDEWAQRTEEVTGSVRERLAPPWFVKPARAGSSLGVSKVTDPAELEHAVKTAFAEDPLILIEQGVAGREVECGVLQGRGGDAPRTTEPGEVIVGDDLDFYDYESKYFGKGTVSIQVPAALPDGAAERVREVAARAFTALRLEGLGRVDVFVTETGEVVVNEVNTMPGFTPSSMFPVLWENMGMDYTSLISDLLEQARTRRIGLR
- a CDS encoding DUF3515 family protein, with amino-acid sequence MRRALPRLPALPALLAGALVLGCSACATVRVPAGEDAADPACAQIVQDAPEQLEGQSRHATSSQGTLAWGSGDEAIVLRCGVAPPGPTTQMCTTLTDADGTGVDWIIDEDGSSDGIVRFTTYGRTPAIDLTVPREVVGDQASAAALDLTDLVTSIPAERHCLGADDVQ
- the thiL gene encoding thiamine-phosphate kinase — translated: MTRIEHLTESGLLERITPGLAQGSDVELGPGDDAAVVRLASPRLVITTDTLTEGHDFLLSATRPEWIGRKAAVQNLADVAAMGARPQAVVVSVSAPRETPAELLEGISRGLAERCAREGVSVVGGDLGAADSLSITVTAVGALPEGQAPVRRDGARPDQVLALGSPLIGRSAAGLALVLAGEGEALAGDRGTDGDDGDDGVRSPDVTPAALVAWHDAPDPEISLGWTACPGRARAMLDVSDGLARDGGRIARASGVVLDLDRAVLAADADALAPAADLLTEPADPWQWVLGGGEEHALLATFEEGEIPAGFRRIGLVRAPSPGEEPGVVLDGTVLADLGFDHFG
- a CDS encoding siderophore-interacting protein — encoded protein: MAFTDARRFRGHHLAHVARTAQVGPHMIRVTLEGEDVSTIPAHGFDQWVRLFLPHPEGGTDYSRVPEGFGLAGALKYLTTSSGKRPPVRSYTIRELRAEDGELDIDFVSHGDAGIAGPWARRAKEGEQVMMIDQGRGFDLLADAASVLLVGEESALPAILGILRDLPRSTSGTAILEIPEAADEQPHEAPENMEVRWIPRADPHDRPGVLALEALRELRPARGAELQAYLAGEQALVAEGRRHLVAHEVPKKRIEFTGYWRFGKAAL
- a CDS encoding potassium transporter Kup, with amino-acid sequence MSPGTPSTPPPRGPRRSRRALLDPDGRPRRRQPVAALMLGAAGVVFGDIGTSPLYSLQTVFSTHHNSVAPTEQDVLGVISMIVWCLILIVTVTYVGVILRADNQGEGGILSLANLIQRKLGKRSAQASIALILAIIGATLFYGDSVITPAISVLSAFEGLQVANPELGAWVVPAAVVVLTGLFLVQRWGTGAIGKAFGPIMVCWFLAIAALGLPHLLSDLSILRAISPSYAIVFALDRPVVAFIAMGAVVLAITGAEALYADMGHFGRRPIALAWLCLILPSLLICYFGQGALILSDPSAIASPFFRLAPSWARIPLVVLAAMATVIASQAVISGAFSVSRQATRLGLLPRLKVLQTSKIHGGQIYLPVVNLFLFLGVLTLVLAFRSSESLASAYGLSVTGTLLLELSLFLLLALRVWAWPLWRVVLMAVIVGGLELALFAGNVIKVASGGWLPLVIAAALLVVMLTWRRGAREYFGRRHALEGPIDEFVREIREKHVRRVPGLAVYPHGDPTTVPLALRSNLRFNRMVHRNVVIITIRNVGVPHVLHDARVQVSDLGDPHDGIVHVTYKVGFNDSQDLPAALAEAVGLSPELRVDPRKAIYFLSVFRIEPGEDRCMPRWQKGLFRLLEKFSANKTHALHLPPERTVVMGAEAQV
- a CDS encoding VOC family protein; this encodes MSIGIRTSFLPHTDPDASLAFWRDVIGFDVRLDVGQGAMRWITVGPKDDESVSIVLAPPVVDPAATDEERAAVASLMAKGVFAMVLLSTDDVDAEFARIEAAGADVIQEPTDQDWGPRDCALRDPAGNIVRLQQVG
- a CDS encoding M23 family metallopeptidase translates to MPERRADGRAEHAELVPPLRLAHPLRGRWTPRNSPADRVPSHGTERFATALALDLVPVGTDSRTGPFDVRALLGPEPPERFPGFGRDVLAPCEGRVVKAHDGEVDHDAHRGLASLGYALTQGRRAAEGWNGLAGNHVVIATEDPHRGQVFVALCHLQRGSIRVRTGDSVRTGDVLASCGNSGNSMEPHVHLQAMEGLDIDRTAPVPFVLPCGTPRRGEILEGAPD
- a CDS encoding NAD(P)-dependent alcohol dehydrogenase; protein product: MPFTVKALQKTGPDQPYKVAEIQRRDPRPADVVIDIKAAGICHSDIHTIRNEWGEAHFPLTVGHEIAGVVSAVGDQVTKYSVGDRVGVGCMVDSCGECEQCLAGQEQDCLNGSVGTYNVKDVDGTITQGGYSQKVVVDERFVCRIPDGLDFDVAAPLLCAGITTYAPLARWGVGEGKKVAVLGLGGLGHMGVQLAAAMGAEVTVLSRSRKKEQLAIDLGATRMLPTTEDGFYEEHRGEFDLILNTISADIPVDSYLRLLKPHGVMAVVGLPPAAQPLHFGALIGGGKVLAGSNIGGIAETQEMLDFCAEHGIGAQIEVIGVDEVDATYDRVVNGEVYFRAVIDTATFEDAPVGV
- a CDS encoding peptidase E is translated as MTASAPTILATSAGCVPHPRLRFAFGPMMRLATELAAEDGWHDPSGPPCICNVSTASGDDARFQRDMEEAAREAGYELHHLSLFSTPNVADIPAYLRSFDVIWVNGGSVVNLLAVWRAHGLDRVMRQLWEEGVVLAGVSAGSICWHTGGVTDSFGPDLAPVTDGLGMLPWANGVHCDSEEARMPLLRRLVAEGTLGETHCTDDSTGLLYRSQQLVEAVSEKRGARVRRLRRDDVSGGLVEEDLPVRLLEGALPGESAD
- a CDS encoding FAD/NAD(P)-binding protein, producing MSTSSARIVVVGAGPRPSGLLERLGANAAEFADAHVRIDLVDPSTPGAGRIWDAHESPLLLMNSRAMDVTMFTDEASSIDGPVRPGPSLAQWAEGIREGSIAAPTAGTERLAEIEALTPESFPSRRVQALYLEWVFGRVLADLPESIEVRIHRRLATGIEQHDASARGAAEPGSSWRVALDDGTSLSADLVLVTVGHTDARPTPAQRDLHDFAARHGGVYASPSHADGVDLASLPAGRDVILRGMGLGAVDLIALLAEGRGGSFSPAPLAGEPDRLSYEPSGEEPVLWLGSRRGTPFHSKVRGEDVPAGPSELAHLTPEALDAAEDAEGHVDFERSVLPLVAAEIRHAVPGVALGRTDSEGWDLLTALDDPLVGLFASDGAPPDDAAEALRRTRDVLVGHIESDLRERTEEDPTQARALFQVLLRITGALARLLPAERLSPASRGSYPGLWHSLFSFVCSGPPPRRLQQILALERAGLLHFLGPRLQVTADEETGEFVAEGAGGARVRTCALVDAFLPAPTLEGSSNSFLRRLGTDIGASDPHAPGRLRTDGEGRVLDAEGEPVPGLWAVGPATSEFPLGAFARPRTDAPVFRRNDALARTLLAEAEAVAAGGPSTDAGHPAHDVGIVGAGKIGTAIARQAVRSGLHVHVETSRDARSLSARIPGAVAGLRTPSAGEVVVLTMPFHAVFDLDPERLRGAVVVDATNPWGPEDLAAIEQARGRFGADLSSSELVAAHLVASRVAKALNHIGYHDVEDHPRPAGASDRRALAIASDDEFAAARVASLLDRLGYDAVLVDGLGQARHLEPDGAVFGSHASRDVLTAALEAADAAVLTAA